CCCCTTTAAAAACGCGCAGGAGACCACCAACCTGTTTGTGAAGCAGGACGCCGAGATGACCGCCGCGGGCAAGACCCCGGTATCCTGGAACTTCACCACCATGCCCTCTGAGGAATGGAAAAACGGCGTGGGCAGCGCCCTGACCGCGTATGCCGCCGGCACCGGCGACTGGAACGGCGTTGTGACCGCGTTTGTGGACGGCTGGGCCACCGAATATCAGATGGCGAACGCCGGCTAAACGGCGGCCACCGCATCGAATGCAGAAGGGGGGAGCATCCACTTGCTCCCCCCTTTTTATGAAAAAGGGACAAAAAGGAGGTATCGCGGGCGGCATGGAAAAAACGTTAAGAAAGTATTTCCCCCTGTTCGTTCTCCCCACGTTGGCGGCATTTATCATCGGTTTTATCATCCCCTTCGGCCAGGGCATCTATCTCTCGTTCTGCAAGTTCACCACGGTGAACAACGCCAAGTGGGTGGGCGTTTCCAACTATTTTACCGCGTTTCAGGACGCGACCTTTGCCCACGCGTTCTGGTTCACCATCGCCTTTGCGGTGGTGGCGACCCTGCTTATCAACCTGCTGGCCTTTATGGTGGCGCTGGTGCTGACCAGGGGCATCAAGGGCACGAACGTGTTCCGCACGATCTTTTTTATGCCCAACCTGATCGGCGGTATTGTGCTGGGCTACATCTGGCAGATCCTGATCAACTGCGTGCTCTCGCTGGTGGGCAAGCCCCTGCTGGCGCTGAACACCCCCGCGGGCTACTGGGGCCTGATCATTCTGATGGCCTGGCAGCAGGTGGGCTACATGATGATCATTTACATCGCCGGGCTGCAGAATGTTTCGCCCGACCTGCTGGAGGCCGCCCAGATCGACGGCGCAAACTCCTGGCAGAGCCTCGTGAAGGTAAAGCTGCCCATGGTGATGCCCTCCATCACCATCTGCCTGTTCCTTTCGGTGACCAACTCCTTCAAGCTGTTCGACCAGAACCTCTCGCTCACTGCGGGCGAGCCGAACCATGCCTCGGAGATGCTGGCGCTGAACATCTACAACACCTTCTACTCCCGCTCGGGGCCCCAGTGGAAGGGCATCGGCCAGGCCAAGGCCGTGATCTTTTTTGTGGTGGTGGTGGCCATTGCGCTGGTGCAGCTTAAGGCCACCCGCTCCCGGGAGGTGCAGCAATGAGCAACGTAAAACGCAAAAACGGCACCCTGTGGACCGCGCTGTTCACCCTGCTCTCGGTGCTGTATGTATACCCCATCGTGATGATCCTGCTGAACTCGTTTAAAATCGAAACGGCGATCACCACCTCCGGCGCATTCACCCTGCCCACGGCGGACACCTTTGCGGGCTTTACCAACTATGTGAACGCACTGATGGCCAAGGGCTTTTTGCAGAGCTTCGGCTACTCGCTGTTCATCACCGTGAGCTCGGTGGCGCTGATCCTGCTGTGCTGCTCGATGTGCGCGTGGTACATCACCCGGGTGAACTCGCCCATTTCCAAGGCGATGTACTACCTGTGCGTGTTCAGCATGGTGGTGCCCTTCCAGATGGTGATGTTCACCCTGTCGCAGATCTCGGACCAGCTGAAATTCAACACCCCCTGGAACCTGTGCGTGATCTACCTGGGCTTCGGCGCCGGGCTGGCGGTATTCATGTTCTGCGGGTTTGTGAAGAGCATCCCGCTGGAGATCGAGGAGGCCGCCACCATCGACGGCTGCAACCCGGTGCAGACCTACGAACACATCGTGTTCCCCATTTTGAAGCCCACCATGATCTCGGTGGCCATTCTGCAGGCCATGTGGGTGTGGAACGACTACCTGCTGCCCACCCTGGTGCTGGACATTAAAAAGTACCGCACCATCCCCATGCTGATCCAGTATTTCCGCGGCAGCTACGGCCGGGTGGAGATGGGCCCCATGATGGCCTGCATCATGCTGACCGTGCTGCCCATCATCGTGTTCTACCTGGCCTGCCAGAAATACATCATTGAGGGCGTTGTGGCCGGCGCGGTGAAGGGATGAGAGCCGCAGGGATCCTGCTGCCCCTCTCGAGCCTGGCGGGGCCCCACGGCATTGGGACCATGGGGGCCGATGCCCGCCGCTTTGTGGATTTTTTGCAGGCCGCGGGGCAGACCTACTGGCAGATGCTGCCCATCGGCCCCACCGGCTACGGCGACAGCCCGTACCAGAGCTTTTCGGCCTTTGCGGCGAACCCCTATTTCATCGACCCGGACCTGCTTGCCGCCGAGGGCCTGCTGACACGGCAGGAGATCGCGGCCTGCCAATGGGGCGCCGACCCGGAGCGGGTGGATTACGGCGCGCTGTATGCCGGGCGGCATGCCCTTCTGCGGGCCGCGGCCCGCAGGCTGGACGCAGCGGACCCAGGCTTTGCGGCATTCTGCGCGGCGAACGCCGCCTGGCTGGAGGACTACGCCCTGTTCATGGCCCTGAAGGAGGAGAACCGCCAGACGGCTTGGTTTGATTGGCCCGACCCGGTGCGGCTGCGCCAGCCCATGGCGCTGGAGCTGGCAGCGAACCGGCTGGCGGGGCGGGTGCACTACTGGAAGGCGGTGCAGTATTTGTTCTGCCGCCAGTGGGCGGACCTGAAAGCCTATGCGAACGGGCGGGGCGTGCGCATTATTGGGGACATCCCCATTTACGTTTCGCCGGATTCCAGCGACCTGTGGGCCAGCCCCGAGCTGTTCCAGGCGGACAAGAACGGCAGGCTGACCCAGGTGGCGGGCTGCCCGCCCGACGCGTTTGCCGAAAACGGCCAGCTGTGGGGCAACCCCCTGTACGACTGGGACTACCACCACGCCACGGGCTACGAGTGGTGGGGGCGGCGCCTGGCGCACGCCTGCACCGTGTACGACGTGGTGCGCATCGACCACTTCCGCGGGTTCGAGAGCTATTACGCCATTCCGGCGGGCGAGGCAACGGCCAAAAACGGGGTGTGGCGCAAGGGCCCCGGCACCGACTTTGTGAGCGCCATCCGCAAAAAGCTGCCAGCCGCCCGCATCATTGCCGAGGATCTGGGCTACCTGACGGCCGAGGTGAAGGCCCTGCTGGAGGCCAGCGGCTACCCGGGCATGAAGGTGCTGCAGTTCGCCTTTGATTCCCGCGAGGGCGGGGACTACATGCCCCACAACTACGTGCGCAACTCGGTGGCTTACACCGGCACCCACGACAACACCACCACGGCGGCCTGGCAGGACCAGGCGGCCCCGGCGGACGTGGCACTGGCGCGGCGCTATATGGCCTGCCCGGAGGGGGATCTGACGGGGGCGTTCATCCGCACGGCGCTGGCCTGCGTGAGCGACACCGCCATCATCCCGCTGCAGGATTGGCTGGGCCTGGGGGCACAGGCCCGCATGAACGTGCCCAGCCAGCCCCAGGGCAACTGGCAGTGGCGCATGGCCCCGAAGGCGCTGAGCCCAGAGCTTGGGCGGCGCATCCGGGAGCTGACCGGCCTGTACGGCAGGCTGCCCGGCAAAGAAAGCTGACCGAAGAAACAGCGGCGCCCCGGCAAAAGCCGGGGCGCTATTTTAACACGCGGATTTACAAAAAGGCGAATTTAGGACAAATAGTCCTAAGGGTTTTCACAAAGAAAAGGGCCGTCAGCTTGCGAACGGTTTCTGCTTTGCCCAAATCGTTCCAGAGGCGGGGTTTTCGGCGGATGTTCTTTTTCTTTTCACAAATCCGTGTTACAATAGAGCCTATATTGCGGAGCTGTGAGGAGTTGGATTCATGCGCACCATTGTTTGGTTTATCTATTTCTGGGGCTTTTTGCTGGTCAAATGGCCCGCGATGAACAAGGGGCTGAAAGCCCTGGAGGCGGGCGACTGGGAGACCGCCGACCGCCTGGCGGCCCGGTATGTGCCCCAGTGGGCAAACCGCCTGTTGAAGCTGGCGGGGGTGACCGTGACGGTGGAGGGCAAGGAGAACATCCCCGCCGGCCGGGCCTGCGTGTTTGCGGGCAACCACCGCAGCTATTACGACATCCCCCTGATGCTCACCCAGCTGGACGCGCCCCATGGTCTGGTGGCCAAAAAGGAGATCGCGGGCCTGCCGCTGGTGCGGGGCTGGATGCGCCTTTTGCACTGCGTGTTCCTGGACCGGGAGGACCCCCGCAAGGCGATGGCCGCGCTGAACGAGGCCATTGAAAACCTGAAAAAGGGGTATTCCATCGCCATTTTCCCGGAGGGCACCCGCAACAAGGGCGAGGAGGGCACCCTGCAAGAGTTCAAGGGCGGCGCGTTCCGCATTGCCACCAAGGCAAAGGCGCCCGTGGTGCCGGTGGCCATTACCGGCAGCCGCGATATCATGGAGAACAACCACATGTGGATGCACCCGGCCCACGTGACCATCCGCATCCTGCCCCCCATTGAAACCGAGGGCCTGACCCGCGAGGAGATCAAGGCCCTGCCTGAACGCACTGCCGAGGCGATCCGGCAGAATCTTTTACCCCAGCAGCAAGGAGGCTGACCATTCATGCCCAGCGCCCGCTATACCCTGAACATCAAACCCGAGGATCTGCAGCCGGACGTTCCCCGGGAGCTCACGAAAAAAGAAAAGCTCGCCAACTGGTGGCACTACCACTGGAAATGGGTGGCGCTTGCGCTGATTGCCCTGGGGATGGTGGGCCTGACCCTGAAGGATATCTTCGGCCAGCCCAAGCCCGATTACCGCATTGCGGTGGTGACCCGGTACAACATTGCCGAGGAAGCCACCGACCAGCTGAGCGCCGCGCTGAGCGCCTACGGGCAGGACCTGAACGGCGACGGCCAGGTGCTGGTGCAGGTGGACACCTATACCATTGACTTTACCGGTTACGCCGAGCCCAGCGAGAGCGAGGCGGCCGGCGGGGCCGCCCCGGGCGCGGAGCAGGACGCCGCCGACGTGGGCGCGGCCATGACCGATGTGGCCTCGAACTACGAGCAGGTGGCCAGCCTGACCCGCCTGACGGCCGACATTCAGGACAACCAGACCCTCATCTTTTTGCTGGACGACCCGGCGGGCTTCCAGGAGGTGGGGGGCGTGCTGGCCAGCAGCGAGGGAGCCGCGGCCCCCGACCCCAAGAGCCTGGAGGGCGTGGATTTGTTCCTGTGGGAGGACTGCCCTGCCCTGACCGGGCTGGAACTGGGGGAATACACCGACATGCTGGGCCAGAACGCGGCGCCCAGCGAGGCGCTGTTCCAGGGCTTGGCCCTGGCGCGCCGCGGCTTTGCCGAGGGCAAGGAGCTGAAAACGTACGGCGCGGAAAACGAGGCGTTTTTTAAAACCCTGATCGCGGGGGCCAAAGCACAGTGAAGCGGCGGGCCTGGCTGGACCGCCTGCTGCGCCGGACCCGCGGCGCCGAAAATGCTGCGCGGCCCCTGGCCGCGCAGCTGGATAACCCCTATACCCCCGCCTTCGGCGCGCCCCGCCGCTTTGAGGAGCTGGTGAGGCAGCAGGAAAAAGCGCCCCCGCCCTGCGGCGGGGGCGGCAGGCAAACGCACAAGTAAGCGCCCCGCGGGCCCTTTTGGGGAGGGTGGGGCGAAAGATCATAAAGAACAGGACCGGCGCTGCTTGGAACGCGCCGGTCCTGATTTTTTTACTGCGGGCAAAGCGCCCCTGTGCGCCGGGGGGCGGATCAGGCGTCTTTTTCCAGCTTTTTCAGCAGGAGGGCGCACAGGATGGCCGAGACCGCCAGAAGAAGGCCCAGGGGCCACAGGGAACCGGGGACAAAGCCGCCGTCCAGCATGGCCCGGTACCCCCAGGCCGCGGGGAACAGCCTGCCCGCCGCCCCGAACGCACGGGGGAGCAGCTCGGCCGGGAACATGATGCCGGACAGCATGATGGAGGGCAGAAAAACCAGCTGGGAAAACATGGTGAGCTTTGCCTGGCTTTTGACCGCCAGCCCCAGAACGCTGGCGACCCCCAGCGAGGCCGCGATGAAAATTGCCAGCGAGAGGATGTACAGCAGCGGGTCCCGGGGGCGCGCCGCGCCGAACAGGAGGGGGGCGGCTATGTAGAGGATGGCGCTCATGAGCAGCAGATGAACGAAGGCCGAAAGAAAGGTCGTTGCCAGCCCGAGCGAGAGGGGCACGCCGTTTGCCCGGTAGACCTTTTTGATGTCGCCGCCGTAAATTTCGGACAGGGAGGGCGGCAGGCCCACCAGCGCGCCCATGGAGACCCCCATCACGGTCATGGATTGGATCAGCGTGGCCGAGGCCCCGGGGGTGAGGGAGGTGAAAATGCCGCCCATGACGATGAAGAACAAAAGGGGGACCACATAGCAGGTGATGAGCAGTGATTTGCTGCGGATGTCCAGCCGCCACTGCAGGGCCGCCCCGTATAAAAATGCACTCATTTGCCGTTCCCTCCTGCGATATGGATGAAATTCTGCTCCAGGCTGCCGTGGTCGATGCGAACGTCCAGCACGGGGACGCCTTTTTCCCGGCAGCCCTCCAGCAACGCCAGCAGGGTGGCGGAAAGGTCGTTTGACCGGACGCTCTCTTCGCCCTGCGGGGTCTGGATGGTGATGGTGCAGCGCCCCCCCACCGCCTCGGCCAGGCCGGAAACGGGGCCCAGATATGCAATGGCGCCGCCGCTCAGGATTGCAATGCGGTCGCACAGGGCCTCCACCTCGGCCATGTCGTGGCTGGCAAGGATGATGGTCCTGCCCTGCGCTTTCAGCCTGCGGATCTGATCGTGAAGCTGGACCCGGCCCTCCACATCCAGCCCGGCGGTGGGTTCGTCCAGAAACACAATGTCCGGGTCGCCGATCAGGGCCAGGGCCAGGTGCAGCCGCCGCTTTTGCCCGGTGGAAAGCTGTACATACTGTTTTTTTGCCAGCGCATCAATGCCCAGGGCCGCAAGCATGGCGGGGTCGGCAGCGGCCCGGTTCCATTTGGAGAACAGGCGCACGGCCTCCATGGGGCGGATGTGGGCCGGAAGCGAGGACGATTGCAGCTGGATGCCCACCCGGCCGTGGACCGCAACGCGGCCCCCGTCGCAGGTGCGCAGGCCCTCGATGCATTCAAGGGTGGTGGTCTTGCCCGCGCCGTTGACGCCCAGCAGCGCGAAGATTTCGCCTTTTGCGATCTGGAGATCGAGGCCCTTCAGCACGGCGCGGCCGCCGTAGCTCTTGCGCAGGCCCTCCACCTGGATGGCACAATTCATTTTGTTCCCTCCCCCAGCGGATCATAATCCCGTGCGGAGAACCAGGCTTCCAGCGCGGGGCTGATAAAAGCGTTGGCATCCGCCAGCTTTTGCTGCCATTCCTGCGACGGGCCGGCGGGGGCCTGCGCCTCGGCCCGGTCGGAAAGCTTCATCAGGTCGGCCAGCATGGCCGTGTCGCCGCCCGTGAAGTCCAGCACCATGGCCCAATATTTCTCGGCAAAGGCCATGCCCCGTTCGCCGGCGGGGGGCACGCCTTCGGCCTGAAGGCGCAGGGCCTCGCCCATCAGCTGGCTGACCCGTTCCATCATGATTGGGGCGCTGGCATGGTCGAAACGGCGCCGGAACTGGTTCAGGGTGCGGTCGTCGAGGTGCTTGACGAGCCAGTAAAGCTCGTTTTTCATCTCAAGGTTTGCAATGATATCGGCGTACTTTTTAAAATCCACCGCCTGCATTTGCAGCACCTCGGCCCGCAGCGCCTCCAGCTGGGCCAGGGATTCGGACAGGGAGGCGAGCTTTTGGCGGATGGCGGCCGCCTGCTCGGAAAGCGCGGCGGCGACCTCTTCCGGGGTATCCAGGCCGATCAGGCGGTTTTTGATGTCGTCCAGCGAAAAGCCCAGATGCTTCATGGACAGGATCTGGTGGAGCAGGATCACGTCCCTGTCGGTATAGAGCCTGCGGCCGCCCCCGCTTTGGGCCGAGGGGGAGAGCAGGCCTTCCCGGTGGTAATATTGCAGGGTGCGCACCGAGACACCCATCTTTTTTGCGATCTCGCCCACGGTCATGTAACCCTGGGGAATCGCCCGGTCGTTTGACATATCCATCACCTCTGTGTTCTATTATGGCACGTGACCCTGCGTCACGAGCAAGCCTTTTTTATTCCTTTGCAATAAAAAATAGCCGCAGGCTATTTTTTCGGCCAGCTGCTCCGGTTGCCGCGCTGCGGCGCAGCAAGGTGCGGGGCGCTTTTGTGGCGAATTGCTGTTGTGCTGCAGGCCGGTTTATGGTATACTTTAGCGCATTAGAAGGGCAGGGAGGCACACAGGATGGACAAGCTGGACGAGGCGCGGGCGGCGATCGACAGGATCGACGCGCAGATGGCCGCGCTGTTTGAAGCGCGCATGGCGGCGGCGGCGGCGGTGGCGGCCTATAAAAAGGAACACGCGCTGCCGGTGCTGGACAGCGCCCGCGAGGCCGCGGTGGTGGAAAAGAACCTGGCCCGGCTGAAAAACAAGGAGCTGGAGCCTTTTTACGCGGCGTACCTTCGGCACCAGATGGCGCTCTCGCGCCAGTACCAGGCCCAGGTGCTGGGCCGTGACCGGGTGGCCTACCAGGGGGTGGAGGGCGCTTTTGCCCACATCGCCCTGAAAAAGCTGTTCCCCCGCGCGCAGGAGCTGCCCTGCGCCACCTGGGGCAAGGTGTTCGACGCGGTGGAGGCCGGGGACGCGGCGTATGGGGTGCTGCCCTTTGAGAACAGCCACGCGGGGGATGTTTCGGCCGTGCTGGACCTGTGCTTTGCCCACCCGGGGCTGTATGTGACCGAGGTGTGCGATCTGCCGGTGCGCCAGAACCTGCTGGGGCTGCCGGGGGCAAAGCTTTCGGACATTACAAGGGTGTGCAGCCACCCGCAGGCCATTGCCCAGAGCGAGCGGTTTTTAAAAAGCCTTTCGCTGCCCGCCGAGGACTGCCTGAACACCGCGGTGGCGGCCAAAAAGGTGGCCGAGAGCGGCGATAAGACCCTGGCGGCCATTGCCAGCGAGGAGACCGCTGCCCTGTACGGCCTGCAGGTGCTGGCGGCGGACATCAACTCGGACGGCGACAACACCACCCGCTTCATCGTGATCGGGCGGGAGCTGCCGGTCAGCGGCGACCGGTTCAGCCTGCTGTTCACGGTGGACCACAAGGCCGGAAAACTGGCCGCGGTGATCCAGGCCATCGGTGCGGCGGGCTTTAATATGGAGTGCATCAAGAGCCGCCCCATGCCGGGCGTGCCCTTTGAGTATTATTTTTACGTGGAGCTGGAGGGCCAGCCCGGTGCGCAGGGGACCAAGGCCCTGCTGAGCGAGCTGGAACGGGTGTGCAACACCCTGCGGGTGCTGGGCATTTTTACGAGGCAGTGACCATGACAAGGAGCGAAGGTATGAAATTGACCATGCGGCTGGGCGAGCGCAGCTATGACATTGTTTTAAAGCGGGGTGCGCTGGCAAATCTGGGCCAGCTGGCAAATCTGGCCCGCAAGGTGTTTATTGTGACCGACAGCGGCGTGCCCCCCGAATACGCCGCGGCAGTAAAGGCCCAGTGCGCCGAGGGCGTTATTTACACCGTGCCCCAGGGCGAGAGCAGCAAAAGCCTGAAAACCTACGAGGCGCTGCTGTGCGCCATGCTGGAGGCAGGGTTTGGCCGCGGCGACGCGGTGGTGGCTGTGGGCGGCGGCGTGGTGGGGGACCTGGCAGGCTTTGCGGCCGCCACCTACATGCGCGGCGTGGACTTTATCAACTGCCCCACCACCACCCTGGCCCAGATTGATTCCTCGATTGGAGGAAAGGTGGCGGTGGACCTGGGCCGGGCAAAGAACATCGTGGGGGCCTTTTGGCAGCCCAAGCTGGTGGTGGTGGACCCGGCCACCCTGGCCACCCTGCCCCGCCGCCATTTTGTGAACGGCCTGGCCGAGAGCGTGAAGATGAGCCTGACCAGCGACGCCGAGCTGTTCGAGCTGTTTGAAACCGGGGATGTGGACGCGGAGATCGAGACCATCATCCGCCGCAGCCTGCTGATCAAAAAGAGCGTGGTGGAGCGGGATGAGACCGAGCAGGGCCTGCGGGCGATCCTGAATTTGGGCCACACGCTGGGGCATGGCATCGAGGCGGTAAAGGGCGTGACCGGGCGGCGCAAAAACGGCCTTTACCACGGCGAATGCGTGGCGCTGGGCATGCTGCCCATGATCGAGGACAAGCGCCTGCAAAAACGGGTGCGGGCGGTGTACCGCAGGCTGGGCCTGCCCGCCCGGGTGGCTTACGACAAGCAGAAGGTGCTGGCCTATATGCTGCACGACAAAAAAGCGCGGGGCGGCCAGATCACCCTGGTGAAGGTGCCGGGCCTTGGCTGCTGGCGGCTGGACAAAGCGCCGCTGGCCGAGCTGGAACGCATCGTGATGGGGAAGTGACGAGATGAAAAACACCTTTGGCAGCGCGGTGACCGTGACCATTTTCGGCGAGAGCCACGGCCCCGCCGTGGGCGCGGTGCTGGACGGTTTGGCGGCGGGCCTGCCGGTGGACGGGGAATACATCGCCCGGCAGATGGACAAGCGCAGGGCGAAGCCCGGCGGGCTTTCCACCGCCCGCGCCGAGGCGGACCAGGTGCGCTTTTTGAGCGGGGTATGGAACGGGCGCACCACCGGCACGCCGCTGGCGCTGGTGATCGAAAACCAGAATACCCGCCCGGGCGACTACGCCGCGGGCGCGGGGCTGGCGCGGCCCGGCCACGCCGACTGGGCCGCCCATGTGAAATACGGCGGCTTTGAGGACTGGCGGGGCGGCGGCCATTTTTCCGGCCGGGTGACCGCCGCGCTGACCGCCGCGGGCGCTGTGTGCCGGGGGGTGCTGGCCGCCAAGGGCGTGCTGGCCGCCACCCACATCCGCGAGGCGGCGGGCGTGCCGGACGCGCCCTTTGCCCAAAATCCGGCGGAACTGCAAGCCCAGATCAGGGCCCTGGCGGGCGCGGAAGGCTTTCCGGTGCTCTGTGCCGGGGCGGGCGAGGAGATGCAGGCAGCCATCCGGGCGGCGGGCGCCGAGGGCGACAGCGTGGGCGGCATTTTGGAGACCGCCGTCGCCGGCCTGCCCGCCGGCATCGGCGAACCTTTTTTTGACAGTGTGGAGAGCACCCTTGCGCACCTGCTGTTCAGCGTGCCCGCGGTAAAAGGGGTGGAGTTCGGTGCGGGGTTTGGCTTTGCAGGCATGAAGGGCAGCGAGGCAAACGACCCGCTGCGGCTGGAGGACGGGCACATCACCACCGCAACGAACCACAACGGCGGGGTGAACGGGGGGGTGGCCAACGGCATGCCCCTGGTGCTGCGCAGCTGCGTGAAACCCACCCCCAGCATTTACAAGCCCCAGCGCACCGTGGATCTTGCAAGCGGCGCCGAGGGGGAGCTGCGCATCCAGGGCCGCCACGATCCCTGCATTCTGCACAGGGCCGCGGTGGTGCAGACCGCCGCGGTGTGCATCGGCCTGCTCGACCTTTGCACCCAGCGCTTCGGCACGCTGTGGCAGGCGGAATAGGGGGCGGCGCATGGAATACGGATTGATCGGCGGCGCGCTGGGGCACAGCTACTCAAAGCTCATTCACGAACAGCTGTGCGGCTATCCATATGAGCTGTGCCCCCTGCCCGCTGAGGCCGATGCCCGGGCCTTTTTGCGGGCCAGGGCCTTTAAGGCCGTGAACGTGACCATTCCCTACAAACGCCTGGCGCTGGAATGCTGCGACGAGGCCGACCCCCGGGCGGCGGCCATCGGCGCGGTGAACACCCTGGTGAACCGGGGCGGCAGGCTGTTTGGCTACAACACCGATTACGACGGGTTTTCGTACCTAGCCCGGGCCCACGGGGTGGACTTTGGGGGCCGCACCGTGCTGGTGCTGGGAACCGGCGGCACCAGCCGCACCGTGACCGCAGCGGCAAAAGCGGGCGGAGCCAAAGAGGTGCTGTATGCCAGCCGCGCGGGAGGGCCGGGGACCCTGGACTACAGCCGGGCCGCGGCCCGGCAGGAGGTGCAGGTGGTGGTGAACACCTCGCCCGCGGGCATGTACCCGGAGGTGGAGAGCTGCCTTTTGGACCCGGCGGCCTTCCCGCAGCTGGAGGCGGTGCTGGACGTGGTGTATAACCCCTTCAAGACCGAGCTGGTGCAGCGGGCCGGCGAACTGGGGGTCACGGCGGCCGGGGGCCTGGAAATGCTGGTGGCCCAGGCGGTGTATGCCGCCCGGCTTTTTACCGGGCAGGAAATACCCGAGAAGTGCATCGACCCGGTGTTCCGCAGCATTTGGGCCGACCGGGCCAATATTGTGCTGGTGGGCATGCCCAGCAGCGGCAAGACCACCATCGGCCGGATGCTGGCCAAGGCGCTGGACAAGCGCTTTGTGGACCTGGACGCGGAGATCGAACGGGCCAGCGGCCAGTCCGTGCCCTCGATTTTTGAGACCCAGGGGGAGGCGGGCTTCCGCCGGTGGGAGCAGCGGGTGACCGGGCGCTTTGCAAAGGAGAGCGGGCAGGTGCTCTCGTGCGGGGGGGGCGTGGTGAAGACCGCCACCAACGTGCGGGCGCTGCGCCGAAACGGCGTGGTGCTGTTTATCGACCGGCCGGTGGAAAAGCTGCGGGTGGGCGGCAGCCGCCCTTTGTCCACCGACCGGGCGGCGCTGGAGCGCATGGCAGCCCAGCGCGGGCCGCTTTACCGGGCGGCGGCGGACATCACGGTGGACAATTCCGGCGAGCCCTTTGCAAGGGCCGCCGCGGCCGCAAAGGAGGCAATTTGTGCGTATTTTGGTATTGAACGGCCCTAACCTGAACCTGCTGGGGGTGCGGGAGCCGGGGCTGTACGGCACGGTGGACTACGAGGGCCTGGTGGAGCTGATCCGCGCCGAGTGTGAGCGGCTGGGGATCGAGGCGGAATTTTACCAGTCCAACCACGAGGGAGATCTGGTGGACGCCATTCAAAACGCGCGGGGCCGGTGCGACGGGCTGGTGCTGAACCCCGGGGCCTACACCCACACCAGCATTGCCATTTTGGACGCGCTCAAGGCGGTGGCGCTGCCCGCCGCCGAGGTGCATATTACCGACATTGCCCAGCGGGAGCCGTTCCGGCAGGTGAGCTATGCGGGCATGGCCTGCCAGGGGCATTTTATCGGGCAGGGGCTGCAGGGGTACCTGAACGCGGTGCGGTTCATCCGCCAAACCGTCGGGGCCGAGGGTTGAACCGCCCCGCCCATCATAAACACAGAGAGGAAACGTTGACAGTATGATCATCTCCACAAAGCGGGGCACGCCCCAGGAAGAACTGCAAAAGATCGTTGCGGAATTTGAGGCGCAGGGCCTGGAAGTGACCCTGATCCGAGGCACGGACTACAACGTGTTCGGCCTGGTGGGCGACACCACCAAGATCAATGAAAAGGTAGTGGCCGCAAACCCCTGGGTGGACAGCGTGACCCGTGTGTCGGCCCCTTACA
This window of the Oscillospiraceae bacterium genome carries:
- the aroQ gene encoding 3-dehydroquinate dehydratase, translated to MRILVLNGPNLNLLGVREPGLYGTVDYEGLVELIRAECERLGIEAEFYQSNHEGDLVDAIQNARGRCDGLVLNPGAYTHTSIAILDALKAVALPAAEVHITDIAQREPFRQVSYAGMACQGHFIGQGLQGYLNAVRFIRQTVGAEG